In the Halobellus sp. MBLA0158 genome, one interval contains:
- a CDS encoding heavy metal translocating P-type ATPase, with the protein MNKQSITQYYRKHRKAIVTATSGLLYSGGWSLGYLTSFEMASAAILVLATIVGGYDIAKTAYHEVTSRTLGIKTLVTLAAIGAIVIGEYWEAAAVVFLFSLGSYLEGRTIRKTRTALQELLEMTPDTATVRRDGELQEVPAREVEEGEVVVVKPGGKIPVDGEVVDGKSAVNQAPVTGESAPVHKADGDEVYAGTVNQEGALEIQTTGAGSDTTLERIIRRVEEAQEAQSPTESLIDRFAKYYTPAVIVLAIGAYAVTQNAILSLTLLVIGCPGALVIGPPVSIVSAIGNAARSGVLMKGDEHLERAGKIDLVAFDKTGTLTKGETTVADIEGFGIADDEVLTLAATAEKKSEHHLADAIVDAARERPIAATDGGAAVAQADETDASLQSIPDPDDFDVVAGKGVIAHTDGTEVVVGNRALLEDRDINVPSRIADYVRGREERGETVVHVIRDGDIIGAIALRDEAREAAPNVVAALQDVGIETVMLTGDNERTAAAVAEEVGIDEYRAELLPEDKQTVIEAYQADGHVVAMVGDGINDAPSLATADVGIAMGAAGTDTAIETADMALMADDLERIPYAVKLSKATRWNVLENVGLAVLTVTVLLAGVLTSYVSLAAGMLVHEASVLVVILNGMRLLRH; encoded by the coding sequence ATGAACAAACAATCGATCACGCAGTACTACCGGAAACACCGGAAGGCAATCGTCACGGCGACGAGCGGCCTGCTGTACAGCGGTGGTTGGAGTCTGGGCTACCTCACGAGTTTCGAGATGGCAAGCGCCGCCATCCTCGTCCTGGCGACGATTGTGGGTGGCTACGACATCGCCAAGACCGCCTACCACGAGGTCACCAGCCGGACGCTCGGTATCAAGACGCTGGTGACGCTGGCCGCTATCGGTGCCATCGTCATCGGAGAGTACTGGGAGGCTGCCGCCGTCGTCTTCCTGTTCAGCCTCGGGAGCTACCTCGAGGGCCGGACCATACGGAAGACCCGGACGGCCCTCCAGGAGCTCCTGGAGATGACGCCCGACACGGCCACCGTCCGTCGCGACGGGGAACTCCAAGAGGTTCCCGCCCGGGAGGTCGAAGAGGGCGAGGTCGTCGTCGTGAAGCCGGGCGGGAAGATTCCGGTCGATGGCGAGGTCGTCGACGGCAAAAGCGCCGTCAACCAGGCGCCGGTCACAGGCGAGAGCGCGCCCGTCCACAAGGCCGACGGCGACGAAGTCTACGCCGGGACGGTCAACCAGGAGGGCGCGCTAGAAATCCAGACGACGGGTGCGGGCTCGGACACGACGCTCGAACGTATCATCCGTCGCGTCGAGGAGGCCCAAGAGGCCCAGTCGCCCACGGAGAGTCTCATCGACCGGTTCGCGAAGTACTACACGCCGGCCGTCATCGTGCTGGCCATCGGCGCATATGCAGTGACGCAGAACGCGATCCTGTCGCTGACGCTGTTGGTCATTGGTTGTCCGGGCGCGTTGGTGATCGGGCCGCCAGTCAGCATCGTCTCGGCCATCGGCAACGCCGCCCGATCGGGCGTGCTGATGAAGGGCGACGAACACCTCGAACGCGCCGGCAAGATCGACCTCGTCGCCTTCGACAAGACCGGCACCCTCACGAAGGGCGAGACCACCGTGGCCGACATCGAGGGGTTCGGTATCGCCGATGACGAGGTCCTCACGCTCGCGGCGACCGCCGAGAAGAAGAGCGAACACCACCTCGCCGACGCCATCGTCGACGCAGCCCGCGAGCGCCCGATTGCTGCGACGGACGGTGGGGCGGCGGTCGCCCAGGCGGACGAGACGGACGCCAGCCTCCAGTCGATTCCCGATCCGGACGATTTCGACGTGGTCGCTGGTAAGGGCGTTATCGCCCATACCGATGGCACCGAAGTTGTTGTCGGCAACCGCGCACTGCTGGAGGACCGCGACATCAACGTCCCTAGTCGAATCGCCGACTACGTCCGCGGGCGTGAGGAGCGCGGCGAAACGGTCGTCCACGTCATCCGCGATGGGGACATCATCGGCGCAATCGCACTGCGGGACGAGGCCCGGGAGGCAGCTCCTAACGTCGTCGCGGCGCTTCAGGACGTCGGCATCGAGACGGTGATGCTCACCGGCGACAACGAGCGGACGGCCGCCGCCGTTGCCGAGGAGGTCGGCATCGACGAGTACCGCGCCGAACTCCTCCCCGAGGACAAGCAGACCGTCATCGAGGCCTACCAAGCCGACGGACACGTCGTCGCGATGGTCGGCGACGGCATCAACGACGCGCCGTCGCTGGCGACCGCTGACGTCGGCATCGCGATGGGTGCCGCCGGGACGGACACCGCCATCGAAACGGCGGATATGGCGCTGATGGCGGACGACCTCGAACGGATCCCATACGCGGTCAAACTCAGCAAGGCGACGCGCTGGAACGTCCTCGAGAACGTCGGGCTCGCAGTGCTGACCGTAACCGTCCTGCTCGCGGGCGTGCTCACCAGCTATGTCTCCCTCGCCGCGGGAATGTTGGTCCACGAGGCCAGCGTCCTCGTTGTCATCCTCAACGGGATGCGACTGCTTCGCCACTGA
- a CDS encoding heavy-metal-associated domain-containing protein codes for MSDTTQFRVLDLDCPTCASTVERALSNIDGVQHVEVHYATGRVEIEYDDSVADPDAFAQTIENQGYTPQPA; via the coding sequence ATGAGCGACACAACCCAGTTCCGTGTCCTCGACTTGGACTGCCCGACCTGTGCGAGCACCGTCGAACGCGCCCTGTCGAACATCGACGGTGTCCAGCACGTCGAAGTCCACTACGCGACCGGCCGCGTCGAGATCGAATATGACGACAGCGTCGCTGACCCCGACGCCTTCGCACAGACCATCGAAAACCAGGGTTACACGCCCCAGCCCGCCTAA
- a CDS encoding ArsR/SmtB family transcription factor — protein sequence MSSSGTDHRLEDIAVRDTRVSDAIDEPMRAMILDILSEEALTATEVHDRLEDRGVDRTENTVRHHINELRDAGLVDVVRFEEGRGGTTKYYHANTIVLSYSLPASADDAVEEMIEAVQPQIGDALDTLTEDHDDAIAEIVADMQPCEHCQTQKYETYVLLTVLRRAFVRAHRDS from the coding sequence ATGAGTAGTTCCGGTACCGACCACCGGCTTGAGGACATCGCGGTGCGAGACACGCGGGTTTCGGACGCCATCGACGAACCGATGCGGGCGATGATCCTCGATATCCTCTCTGAGGAGGCGCTGACCGCAACTGAGGTCCACGACCGTTTAGAGGACCGCGGCGTCGACCGCACGGAGAACACGGTTCGTCATCACATCAACGAGTTACGGGATGCCGGTCTCGTCGACGTCGTCCGCTTTGAGGAAGGGCGCGGTGGGACGACGAAGTACTACCACGCGAATACGATCGTCCTCTCGTACTCACTGCCGGCGTCAGCCGATGACGCTGTCGAGGAGATGATCGAGGCCGTTCAGCCCCAGATTGGGGATGCACTCGATACTCTCACAGAAGACCACGACGACGCGATAGCGGAGATCGTCGCAGATATGCAGCCGTGTGAGCACTGTCAGACCCAGAAGTACGAAACCTACGTGCTCCTGACTGTCCTCCGCCGGGCGTTCGTTCGTGCGCACCGAGATTCTTGA
- a CDS encoding SHOCT domain-containing protein, producing the protein MPTNSDDTRLVTLLLVIIGAVFIFPLFFMGFGMMGFGPMMGGMWGGHMWGDGTMPGWMFIVGIVMQLLFLAALVGGGYLIYRAVTGAASDSDQALEELRLAYARGELTDEEYEQRREALERDT; encoded by the coding sequence ATGCCGACAAATTCAGACGATACGCGACTTGTTACGCTCCTCCTCGTTATCATCGGTGCTGTATTCATCTTCCCGTTGTTCTTCATGGGCTTCGGGATGATGGGGTTCGGTCCGATGATGGGCGGGATGTGGGGCGGTCACATGTGGGGCGACGGGACGATGCCTGGCTGGATGTTCATCGTCGGTATCGTGATGCAGCTGCTGTTCCTCGCTGCCCTCGTCGGTGGTGGGTACCTCATCTATCGCGCAGTCACGGGAGCTGCGAGTGACTCGGACCAAGCACTCGAAGAGCTTCGGCTTGCCTACGCTCGCGGGGAGCTGACTGACGAGGAATACGAACAGCGACGCGAAGCACTCGAACGAGATACCTGA